A genomic region of Prionailurus bengalensis isolate Pbe53 chromosome D1, Fcat_Pben_1.1_paternal_pri, whole genome shotgun sequence contains the following coding sequences:
- the LOC122482729 gene encoding olfactory receptor 4C11-like, with protein sequence MNSSVTEFILFGLTQDAGKQKAVFGVFLILYLATLLGNFLILVTIKTSKILGSPMYFFLFYLSFSDACLSTTIAPRLIVGAITQKNTISYNECMTQVFAAHFFGCLEILVLILMAFDRYIAICKPLRYTTIMSQRVCSVLMILSWVGSCIHSSAQILLALRLPFCGPNVIDHYFCDFQPLLKLACMDTYVINLLLVSNSGAICTVSFIILLTSYVVILYSLRNHSAEGRRKALSTCTSHFIVVVLFFGPCIFIYTRPPTTFPIDKMVAVFYTIGTPLLNPLIYTLRNVEVKNAMKKLWCSKV encoded by the coding sequence ATGAATAGCAGTGTGACTGAATTCATTCTCTTTGGGTTGACACAGGATGCAGGAAAGCAGAAGGCAGTATTTGGGGTCTTCTTGATTCTTTACCTTGCGACACTGTTGGGGAACTTTCTCATTTTGGTGACTATTAAAACAAGCAAGATCCTTGGGAgtcccatgtacttcttcctatTCTATCTGTCGTTTTCTGATGCTTGCCTCTCTACAACCATAGCTCCCAGATTGATTGTGGGTGCCATTACTCAGAAGAATACCATTTCGTACAATGAGTGCATGACTCAGGTCTTTGCAGCTCATTTCTTTGGGTGCCTGGAAATCTTGGTGCTCATCCTCATGGCTTTTGATCGCTACATAGCTATTTGTAAGCCCTTGCGATACACAACCATCATGAGCCAGCGTGTCTGCAGTGTGCTGATGATTTTGAGCTGGGTGGGATCCTGTATCCACTCTTCAGCACAAATTCTCCTGGCTTTGAGATTGCCTTTCTGTGGCCCCAACGTGATTGACCACTATTTCTGTGACTTTCAGCCCTTGTTGAAACTTGCCTGTATGGACACTTACGTGATAAATTTGCTACTTGTTTCTAACAGTGGGGCCATATGCACGGTGAGTTTCATAATCCTGCTTACCTCCTATGTTGTCATCTTGTACTCTCTGCGAAACCACAGTGCTGAAGGAAGGCGAAAAGCCCTTTCCACCTGCACCTCCCACTTTATTGTGGTTGTCCTATTTTTTGGTCCatgtatattcatatacacaCGCCCACCAACCACATTTCCAATAGACAAGATGGTGGCTGTGTTTTATACAATTGGGACGCCCTTGCTCAACCCTCTGATCTATACCCTGAGGAATGTTGAAGTGAAAAATGCCATGAAAAAGTTATGGTGTAGCAAAGTATGA